In Mangifera indica cultivar Alphonso chromosome 7, CATAS_Mindica_2.1, whole genome shotgun sequence, the genomic window ttaaaaaaatgggaaGTATCTCAAAATAAGGTTAAAAGACGtaaatacccctgaaacgtATATGAAGGTATTACACCAATCCTCAATGGTCGACAACAACACTAAACCAATTCCATCCCTGAGATCATTGAAACTAATATCAACATTTACATTACACTTTGCCTTTTCATCTTGTTTGAGTTCATAGCCACCCTTTTCTGGATCATATTATAGATGTGAAACTTCaacattaattgaaaatgaagaacaaTATTGTTCCATTTTAAATTCAGTAAAAAGTCCAACAATCTGTTAtacttcaaaatatttttcttgaaaatgatCCTCTTCTTATCTTACAAGTAAGTGTCATATAAAAAGAGGTCACTTATGTCATCTTCTTCGTAAGGACAACAATAGAGCATACATCGCATCATTATGAAATTTGCACAGCATCCcattaattgagttttttcaaGCTTCATGTTTATGTGGATACAtttttgacttatatatatgTCAAAACAGAAGCTCAATAACTCCAACAAGCCTTGGTATGTCATATCATGTTGAATTATCgccattttatatttttcacaaatatacaTCTTGATGTTGTCATTCATGGAGATCGATTGCCCTCCGTATGCAACCAAAACTTCAAATTCTGACATTTGTTCAATCTTGCAAgggtaaaaattaaattaattatgtaagCACAGGACTAAGGAAggtatacaaaaaaaaattttaaatcataatgaataatatcaatttatccCTTTATGGATAATATCATACAAAACCctatctataaaatattaacttttatcagtaaaaatattattttacccctataatgTAAAATTGCATATAATTCCCAATTCATATAATGTAAACTCAAGTTTGTCCAGTAGGTATAAATTCACctattaaaataaatcacaCCTTCCTATCTTACCTGACTAGTTAATATGATTTCAATCACAATTTACTTTAAAATCCTATTAATCATTGATACAGACCataaaaaagaaaccaaatatacaattaaaaatctgaagtatcttgtttgatttcttatttttttagtgaaaatttgataataagtctGTTTGAAGTGTGAGTTAGATAGATGATGAcagttttgttattatttaagATGCTTGACTATATCCCTATAACCTTTATAATATTGACCAAAATCATTTAGGCCCCCCAAAtaaagttaatttatttaattgtccGCAATTCTTTTCTTTTGGATTTATAATGCCATATTATATTAAAGTtacttataaaatatgaaaataaccttttaaactatttataaatgGGAAATTTAGATACAAGGGCTATGCACAACATACAAAATAAAGTGAAAATTAGACAtgatagaaataaattatatttttgaccATCAAAAGTATTGAACTAATaagaataatactatgtatatttagtttAGAGTACCTAATTGGGTACTTAAATGACGTATCGtcatatgatttaatgttattttattttttattcaaaattatctaatcacgtAATAACATATCAACTAAGTACCCAATTCGATATTCGAAATTAAatgcgtataattttattgaggtAATAATCCAAATATTGTTTAATGAATTATGTACACCAGTTCTTTTGAAAGCCTCTAAACTTTGGAATTTTGTATACCAACACTTATGATTCCACTTCCAATAAGATCTAAGGGAGTCCCTCTTTGCTTTAGTAAGATTTTGGGAACATCTCATCTTTCACGTTTGGAGTAGCCAAATCTAATTTTGAGATTACCTTCCCAGAGAAATTAATCCAAGAGAAAGGAGAACAATATGCCTTCCAGCTTCATGCAAAGAATCCAATCCattgaatgaattttttgaGCAGGTCATTAATACCCCAAGGTATTCATTTACAGATTCAGGAAGCACATTGAGCAGGATCATCCGAATCATATTCTGACAACAAATTACCATCTGACTCCAGTTCAGAACTGTATCCTATGTCACTGAGTCGATCATTACATATAAGCTCTTGATCAGCGTCCGTCTTTTTCTTGTATAATCCCCTACTCTTGTCCAAAAATCCTTTAATCATCAGGGTCTTATATTTTTCCCGGATTTCTACAAGGGGGTGTTTTTGCAAGAGTTGTTGATGATCATAGGCTTCCCTAAGAACAATTGTCTGAGTATCACCCTTCTTAGAAATGTAAAAAATGCCTGGATGGCGCTCAAACACCTTGGTGAATTTCTGAGGCAGAGACAATGGCTTGCGAAGATTGCTCACATTGTTGCGCTCGGTTTTCTTTTGTATAGTGAGGTGTAGGAGCTCATGAAATACTCCAACTATTCTCTTTTCAGACACATCAGTTCGTGGATCCAAATGAGAGGCATCAGTGTAAGGTGAAGTATAAGGCAGCATCTGCCATTTTTCTAGCCACTTCATGCACTTCCTCTTCAACCCAAAACCCCTTGTAAATCTAACTGGAAATGCCAAGCGATTATTATCTGTTTCCTTTTGTTGTAAAACACTGTTCTTTTGCAATTGTGATACAGCAAGGTGATCATCCCAGAATAGAAGTTTCAAGCCAAGACGATCATCAGGGAGATGGACCATAGATAACAAACCAGGATGATTTGGAACCACAGAATGCTGGTAATCGTAGGGCAAACCCATATCCCATTTCAGCTGGTCAATGGTTTGTAAAGGTAGTGTTTTATCTTTAGTGAGCATGAGTAGTTTGCAGAGCCTTTCAAGAATATCCTTCTGACTCTGCTGAATAACATTAagctcttcctcatgaagatcGACAGCTTCAGGAGTCAATCCAAAGGCAGGGACACGAGTACCTCCACTATCAAGAACATGTGACTCGTGAAAAATAGTAGGGTATTTCCGTATAAAAGTAGATAGCTTAAGATCCTGAGGTAAATTAAGTTGACCACGGTGCCTGGAGAGGTGGTAAATAGGGACAAAGTGGTGTGAAACAGAGGAAATTACAGAAACAAGGATGCAGGCTGCTCTAAGATCCCTCTCACCAGCCACAACAGCATCCAATGACTTATCCTTCACCCATTTCAGCTTCACATTCACCAGACCAAACTTTTGCTGGTAATTAACTCCTCTCTGGCATTCACACAGAAATCTAGACGATGCAGTTCTGCCAAAAAAACCTTTGAACCATCTCATTGTTCTGAAGAAAGAATCAACAATTAACCCAATCCAAGCCCACGATTGAGTGTTCTCTAGCAGCAAGTAGTAGCCATTTTAAGTAGCAATAAGCAACTATACAGTTCAAAACAGAATGCAATAAGATTAGTTATCTCCAGCTTAAGAAAAGCTAACTCAAATAACCCAAAACCAAAAGCAAACATAACTCAGGAGTCAACAAATCAAATGGAATAACACcggaaaaaacaaaagaaataaaattgaaaaaaataaataactcatAGACCCTTCTAAGGATTATGATTTCCCGTAAGTTGCTTCTCTTTCAAACATTTTAACAAACATGTGATGTGAGGTGGAATCTCAACTAACACTAGAGCGTTTTCAAGAATTTCCTTTAAAGTGATTTTATCAGTAGCTCTTGAAGAATTTCAAATAACCCAAAAACTGGAAAACTATAAAGATACCACAGTGCAGATTTTTGTACATGAAACTACGATTTTGGCCTTCATTTTGAAGCACCCCCCCGAATTTTGTTCTCCcgaaaattcaaattgaaggaGTCCAACGAACCGAAAACGAAAATTTAGAGACAATCGGCGATAGTAGGAACTACTTTCAAACCAACAAGAAAGCTATTGAAGACTGCGAGTTACAAGACAAGCAGAGAGAAGAACGGCGCCGTGGCTGTTTGAACGATGCCCTCTTCATATTTTGAGTTATTATTCTTACCCGGCGCTTTAACTTATATAGCAAATTACATTTCCCTGAGGATGGATTCCAACTGAGTCGGTTCAATTTTGAAAGTCaaatcaatttagtttgattcaatcGAATACGaaccaaacttaagtcaaaagaattccctttgttttttttaaattaaattgaactcaaattaaaaaatattcaattcgatatgaatcaaatttattcgAATTCACTATTTAAATTAGAggttttgtcaataataaaccTGTGTAACAATAAAAGAAGTGTTTCTTAGGAGTCGGCAATTTCCCAATTACTCCCAGGACTATGATTGTCATATTAGGAAAACAATCTTGAGAGAGTTTTCAAGTTATGTAATCAGGAAAGTTGAGTTAGCCTTTTGTTAGGATTCATTGGGAAATTGGGGCTATACAAACCCTGGAAAATTCAATAAAGGGGCAGCTTATAATATTTCTAGGAATAGAATTGCTAGATTTCAGTGATACATAGTGTGTTTCTACGGAGGGTTTTACAATTTCAAGTCCACAGAATAAGATGGAAGTGCCAATGCTATTCTTTCCGCATGATATTATAGAGCAAACCCTTCTCAAACTGCCCACAAAATCTCTCTTGCGGTTCAAGTGTGTTCGCAAATCTTGGCCTGACTTAATCTCAACTCACAAGTTTGCTATAAAACATCTCACTGAAACATCTGAAAGGTTCCGCAGATTTGGAGTCTTCAAATCAGGAAACTTAAGGGAAGGTTGTATTTCTGTATACAGTCTTGCTGCTCAAGCCGCATCGCATACTGAAGAAGCTGAAGAAGAGACAATTTGTCTTCCCTTATGGGGAGAAGATTGTTGTCTGGCTCCTGCAGCTAATGAATACATTATCAACAGATTCATCTACACAAGAGTATTGGGGTCTTGTAATGGTATATTATTGATACGACTGGAAAATGTTGAGGAATCCAGTGGGAACCCAAGGACATTCTTGCTATGGAATCCAACAATTAGGGAATTCAAGATGATTCCACCATGCTAAAGTTCTTTTTGTTCACCTGTTTCGGGGCTTGGTTACGATTCATCTACTGATAATTACTggttttttatgaaaaagagaGTGATTTGGTATGTGGTTATGTTTATAATCTCAAGACAAATTCATGGAAACGACTTCAAAATTTGTACTTCCCTTACAAGCATGGGAGGCAATTTGACTTTGATGACCAGAGAGATTTTTACTTACCTGATGAAAGAGCAACAACACTTGTGACTGGAGCTCCACATTGGGTAACATATAGCTTAATCGGAGGTGGGGTTAACAAAATCATTTACTTCGATTTAGAAGAGGAGAAATTCAAGGAGTTTCTATCTCGTCTTCATTCCGCTGGCACTCTCAAGACTTATTTAAGTAATTATGAAGATTGCCTTTGTGAAATTCGACTTCGATGGGAAAAACGTATTATTGATTATACGTTAGAGGTTTGGATTATGAAGGAATATGGGGTGAATGATTCACGGATTAAATTGTTGAACTTGCCATTTGATTTGAGGTTTTCTTTAATGAGTGACATAAGACCGTTGTTTCAAAGAATGGTGATGAAGTGGTCATGGTTACAGATTGGAGTGACATGATTTCATTCAACACTAAAACCGGAGAAGTGAAGGAAGTTTCCTTGCGTGCTGATAGCGTTGATGTGGTAGCTTCTTATGAGGAGAGTCTTGTTTCACCAAATCAATTCTGCTCAGAACATGGTAAATACTAATATTCTTTACTCTATCATTATGCTCTTGCTTGTTTCTatgccaaagaaaaaaaaatctagggtTTTATTGGTATGCAATAGCTAGACATCTAGAGTTTTATGTTTTAGAGTTGCCTCAAATTTGGAACTCATGGGTTTGATCCATGTTATTCTGAAAATAAATTTCCTTATTATAACTTACAACAATAAGACTAAAAAAAATCTGGGTCTTTAAACATATCTTGTTGAGTTCTCAATTTCTTTCTGCGGGCACGCGGAAACAGGAGTTGCTGGATTTGCTTTTCAGCAGCAACTTCAGATGTCACCTGCAAAAATGGTTACAATAATcattaatcaatcaattaatgcAAACTAAACCGATGCTCTAGTCCGTTTAGAAACACAAGACCAGTATCGATACGACTATCTGAATATTTCAGCAAGCAGAATAAACCCATCAATATAATGTCACCAGGTATCATCTCAGACAATCAGATTAACTGCATTGATAGGTATTAGATGGTCTAAAAACTCAAGAATGCATTTGGAtgaatttcttttttgagaGAAATATTAAAATGGTAAGCAgttttgattgaataatatcaagTGCAATAAAAGTGGCTTACCCGGACTTTAAAAGGGAAGCGATGAGTTCGTACTTCTACCCCAGAGAAAACTCTGACATCCATACCGAGACTATCAACTCCAATCAACTTTGCTCTCTACAGAAGCAAATCAATTGATCAGACCTTCACAAAGGTCaaatgaatttagaaatatttcccataaaacaaagaattaagaaatgttaaatataatgaaatcttTAGCTAATGTGTTATCTGAGGCTATACAAAAGTTACAGGAGGTGGAAGATACTAAGCAAAAACCTCAGTTTTACAGCAAATACAAACTATTGTTTCATTTACATCACAAAAGTTAAACACCATGCTGGATATACTTTTATAACATGCCTTGTAGCTGCCAAAACACATCCATTGTatcaaattgaacaataaaaaagCTCTAGGTTCAGCTGGATTTGAGCTAAGCTTGTTCAAGCTTAAAAATGAGCTTAACTCAAATGATTTCAAAACAAGCATGGCTTAAGCCAACTCGAGCTCAAGGTTGAGAGTTAAGTATTTTCGAGGTTGAGGGGTGTTAGGTTTGTCAAACATATAAACATGCcgattttttatttcaaaactaaCTCTATATAGtaatagaaatattaaatacataatgaATAGCATTTTTATAAAAGGTTCGTTTTCTAGGACCATAACAGAGtgttaaaaatacaaattgcTAATTGAGACAAGTATCGTAAAAAGCATATCTAATCAAGTGCACACGTAAAGCTTGACAAATATAAGATAAGAAAATCAGTACATATAGGTTAAAATCTTTTTACCTCAACATTAAAACCTTTCTTTTTACAAAGCGCTTTAAGAGCAACATTGCACCTAATTCCCTTTTCACTGAAGTGATCAATAATTGCTGAAGTAGAGTGTACAAGGGCATCAGGCTCAGCGTCCTGAAAGTCTTGCAAACTAATTGGATACTGCACATAACAAAATGATGCAAATTTTGAATGCCAGGTTCAAAATCTAGTACATGAAAACCATTGTAGCATCACATGAACTTATTTTAACGTTTAAGTAATTGGACCAAATTGCAGGACTTGAATGTTATAAACAATTCGCAAAGGTACCTGCTTATCAACCAAGCTGGATAGTAGAATTTACACTGTTTCttaatttcaaacaaataaCATCActgcaaaatttaatttttgtatctcTATAAACCAGGTTGGTTAAATACAAGTCAAACTTACAAAAACAACAATAGGGAGTGTTTATACATGCCTGAATTCCATACACAGAGAACAGCTCTATTCTCATAATCTCCAACCTGTAAAGAGTTGAGGTAGTGTTGCTTCTATCACTTTTCGAACTAAAACCCATAATTTCACCATCTAAACAAAACAGCAAGGTAAGTCAAATTGAGATTCCaccatatatgtatttatatgacCAAACTTTTGACTTGGaaaaactcatttattaaagaaataaaaaagatttctGTCCAAAATCTTTTCCTTTTcacagaaaaatattaaatacaaatatgCACATGATAAAATTTGGATCAATTGTTTGACTACTGTAATACAATAGCTACTTAATCtttgcataataaaaaaaaaatattaatctgactcaacttcttttttaatcaataataaaaaaacaggCTCATAGCAATAGGACTGAAAAGATGCAAAAGGACCTTCACCAGTTCAGAATGTCAGAAAACAGGAATGCCTGAATGAGACACATCATTGCTTATGTGGCCAAGACTACATTAGAACACTAAAGAATATTGCCACTTCAATGATTCCAGAAGACATAGCATACTTACAGTTAACAATTGAGAAACATCCTAGACCACCCATTGGATGGTTATGAATTTATACCCACCAAGCTATGACTTTCATTCTAAAATTATCTACCTGATCTAATAATCCCCACAGATCCTATCATCATTATCACTGCAAGATCAATTCATTTGATGATTAAATAACCtaatcattgaaaaaaaagaggatACCTTTCCAGTCTGAGTA contains:
- the LOC123221176 gene encoding protein WHAT'S THIS FACTOR 9, mitochondrial-like encodes the protein MRWFKGFFGRTASSRFLCECQRGVNYQQKFGLVNVKLKWVKDKSLDAVVAGERDLRAACILVSVISSVSHHFVPIYHLSRHRGQLNLPQDLKLSTFIRKYPTIFHESHVLDSGGTRVPAFGLTPEAVDLHEEELNVIQQSQKDILERLCKLLMLTKDKTLPLQTIDQLKWDMGLPYDYQHSVVPNHPGLLSMVHLPDDRLGLKLLFWDDHLAVSQLQKNSVLQQKETDNNRLAFPVRFTRGFGLKRKCMKWLEKWQMLPYTSPYTDASHLDPRTDVSEKRIVGVFHELLHLTIQKKTERNNVSNLRKPLSLPQKFTKVFERHPGIFYISKKGDTQTIVLREAYDHQQLLQKHPLVEIREKYKTLMIKGFLDKSRGLYKKKTDADQELICNDRLSDIGYSSELESDGNLLSEYDSDDPAQCAS
- the LOC123221418 gene encoding F-box/kelch-repeat protein At3g23880-like; protein product: MEVPMLFFPHDIIEQTLLKLPTKSLLRFKCVRKSWPDLISTHKFAIKHLTETSERFRRFGVFKSGNLREGCISVYSLAAQAASHTEEAEEETICLPLWGEDCCLAPAANEYIINRFIYTRVLGSCNESDLVCGYVYNLKTNSWKRLQNLYFPYKHGRQFDFDDQRDFYLPDERATTLVTGAPHWVTYSLIGGGVNKIIYFDLEEEKFKEFLSRLHSAGTLKTYLSNYEDCLCEIRLRWEKRIIDYTLEVWIMKEYGVNDSRIKLLNLPFDLRFSLMSDIRPLFQRMVMKWSWLQIGVT